The Haploplasma axanthum region TTGGTGGATTAGTTACATTTTTAGCTATGAGCTATATTTTAGCTGTTAATCCAAGTATGATTAGTGCTGCAGGAATACCACGTGGAGGTGCATTTATTGCAACTGCATTAGGTGCTTCAATCGCAACTATTGTAATGTCACTTGTGGCTAACTATCCGGTTGCACTTGCACCAGGGATGGGTGTTAATGCATTCTTTACATTTACAATTGTAGGTGGAATTGCAGGTACTTCATCATTTGGTTTAGGTTATTCATGGCAAGAAGCATTAGCTATTTCATTTTTAGGTGGGGTATTATTTGTTATTATTTCATTTACACCTCTAAGAAAAAAACTAATTGAAGCAATTCCTTCAGGATTGAAAGCGGCAATTGGTGTTGGTATTGGTTTCTTTATTGCTTTTGTTGGACTTCAAAATGCAGGGATTGTAACACAATCAAGTTCAACAGGTGTTACATTAGGAAACTTTTCAAATCCAAATGTTTTAGTAGCTATATTTGGAATAATCTTGATTTTTGTTTTACATAATTTAAATTCAAAAGTTTCAAGATTCTCATTTATACTTGCAATACTTGGAACAGCAGTACTTTATGCAGTTTTATCACTTATTGGTGTTGAAGGTCTAACAAAGATTGAATTGTTTAAATATAGTGAATTAGCTGGATTTAAAGATTCATTTGGTGGATTTATTACAGGATTTAAAACTTTATTCCAAGATTCACCTGCAGTGTTAGTTGATGGTGTAGTTGCAAGAGAAGCAATGACAGCAAGTG contains the following coding sequences:
- a CDS encoding NCS2 family permease, producing the protein MKERIMKFFKFEERRATFKGEFIGGLVTFLAMSYILAVNPSMISAAGIPRGGAFIATALGASIATIVMSLVANYPVALAPGMGVNAFFTFTIVGGIAGTSSFGLGYSWQEALAISFLGGVLFVIISFTPLRKKLIEAIPSGLKAAIGVGIGFFIAFVGLQNAGIVTQSSSTGVTLGNFSNPNVLVAIFGIILIFVLHNLNSKVSRFSFILAILGTAVLYAVLSLIGVEGLTKIELFKYSELAGFKDSFGGFITGFKTLFQDSPAVLVDGVVAREAMTASAKLITLPFIVFALLFVDIFDTAGTLVAVTKAAKLEDENGELPNLDKALFSDAIGTLISSAMGTPEITSYVESSTGVESGARTGFSNLVVAFLFLISIALYPVMSVFGIFPVTSMALVLVGVLMAAQIKEINWDDKAIAIASFMTILGMVVTYSVSDGIAFGFISYSVSMLAQKRAKEVHPLIFILSVGFVIYFGVYSKLFM